AAACGAAAGTATGGTTTAAACCGCAGCCTTTATAGGGGCTTTACTGGCTCAAAGACCTGGGTGGGCTTTGGAATTTGGGTCCATAATCTCAAAAGAGCAGCCCAGATAATCTAAATACAAAGCCCACTAGGAATTTGGAATTTAAATTATTACCCCCCTGGAAAACTCGTGAGAATAAGGTTTTTTAAAAATCGATTTTTTCAGGGGACACTAATTAAGATGTTTTCGAGAGGTGGGGACGGATGCAAAAAGTGCGGGTGGCCATAGTTGGGGCCGGCCGTGGCGGCTTTTCTGTCTACAGAATGCTGAAGAAAATGGAAGGAGTAGAAATAATCGGTCTGGCTGATATCAATATGATGGCCCCCGGTATTTTGGATGCACAAAAGGATGGTGTTTTTGTTACTGAAAATTTTTGTGAGCTTGTAAAATTTAATAATTTAGATGTAATTATTGAAACAACCGGAGTTCCGGAAGTGCAAGAAAAGCTCCGCCAGATAAGGGGCAATTCCACCGCACTGATGGAAGCTCAAGCGGCAAATCTGATGATGGCTATCCTGAAGGAAAAAGAGGAACTGCTGGAATTTAAAAGGATCCAGGGCGAATTGTCCGCCATTCTTAACTCCATGCAGGAAGCTATTGAAGTGGCTGATATTAACGGGGTTATCAAGTATGTAAACCCTGCCTTTTCAAGAATTACCGGCATTCCTGAAAAAGAAAGGATAGGTCAAAATATTTTCGAGGCGTCGCCGGACGGCGCCCTGGCTACTGTCCTTAAAACAGGGAAGGTTGTCTTTGGGCAAAGGACAAAAGTCGGCGGCAGCAATGCCGATGTCGTGTCAAATTCTGCTCCCATAGTAGTTGATGGAAAAATGGAAGGCGCAGTATGTGTCTTTCAGCATTTCACGGACATTATGAACTTGATGGAGGAGCTCAAAAAAAGCACGACCATTATTGAAAACCTTACCGACAAGCTTGGGCAGGTGACTACAAGCAAGTATTCATTTGACGATATAATCGGCGACAGCCCTGAATTGCGGAAATGCATTACTTTGGCCGAAAAATCCGCCCAGAGCAATTCAACGGTGTTGATTCTTGGAGAAAGCGGGACGGGTAAAGAACTGCTGGCTCATGCCATTCACGCCGCTTCAATGCGGCGGGAAAATCCCTTTATAAAAGTAAACTGCGCAGCAATACCGGATACATTGCTGGAAAGCGAGTTCTTTGGTTATGCCAAGGGTGCGTTCACCGGTGCAGTAAAATCTAAAATCGGAAAATTCGAACTGGCGCACGGCGGCACTATTTTTCTTGATGAAATAGGGGATATGAATTTATTGCTTCAGGCCAAGCTGTTAAGGGTTTTACAGGAAATGGAGTTCGAACGGGTTGGAGGCAACCAGACTATAAAGGTGGACGTCAGGGTTATTGCCGCAACAAACAGGAACCTGAGAGAATTAATTAGGCAGGGCAGATTCCGGGAGGATCTATATTACCGGTTGAACGTGGTAGAAATTACCATGCCACCGCTTAGGGCCCGCAAGGAGGATCTTCCGGCACTGGTAAGTCACCTTATTACATCTTTAAACAGAAAACTGGGTAAAAATGTTAAAGGGATATCCAAGGACGCTGAAGAGGTGCTGTTCAGCTACGACTGGCCGGGCAACGTCAGGGAACTGGAAAACGTTATTGAGCGGGTAATGGTCACGGCAGATGAAGAGATCCTCACCAAAAAGAACTTTATTCAACACGTTAACCAGTTCAGAATGTCTTCAGAACGCGACGTTGACCTGATGCCTATTGAGCAGATGGAAGAAATGCTTATCCGGAAGGCAATATCCAAGTTCGGCAATACCGTCGAAGGCAAGCGGCGGGCAGCACAGGCCTTAAATATTTCTCTGGCCACTCTTTATAATAAGTTGAAAAAAATAAAGGTGGCAAATTATAAAAGTTAGAATGGTTATAAAATTGAGAAATGTCACTTATCTCAAGGGCTGGAACCCTGTCTGTTCTATAAGTTAGAATATTCGTTAAAAAACAGGATGACATTATTATATTAATTGAAGCGCCTCTTGTAAAAAATTTAAGAGGTTAAGCCAGAAATATAAAGGTTTGCAGAGGCAATGCCGCAGAAAAAGATCGGGCAAATTAACGCTGTTACCCAGTGGTACGGATCTTGCTTTTTTTTAGCTAAGTGAGAGCTACCAAATAGCAAAGGGGGGAATTACCATTAGAACTATCAATACCAGTGTTATCACTGAAAATGTGGCTAGACTTTGCCAGGAAGCCAATTTCAATCTCGGACACGACGTAATGGAAGCTTTCAAGAAGGCACAAGAGGAAGAAATTTCGCTTACAGGAAAAGGAATACTGCAGGACCTCATTGTTAACGCTGAAATAGCCTGTGAAGAACAAGCGCCGATGTGCCAGGATACCGGTTATGCCGTAATCTTTTTGGAGCTGGGGCAGGATGTCCGGATTGAGGGCGGCGATCTTTACGAGGCAATCAATGAGGGGGTAAGAAAGGGCTACACGGAAGGTTACCTCAGGAAGTCTATCGTAGGCCACCCGCTGGAGCGCAAAAACACCGGAGACAACACACCTGCAGTTATCCACACCAAGATCGTGCCGGGGGACAAGTTACGCATTATCGTTGCTCCTAAAGGCGGCGGAAGCGAAAATATGAGCGCCATTAAGATGCTCAGGCCAGCCGATGGCGTGGAAGGTGTGAAAAAGTTTGTAATCGACACGGTTAAAGCAGCCGGTCCAAACCCATGCCCTCCAATTGTGGTTGGGGTAGGTATTGGCGGAACGTTCGAGAAGGCCGCCATGCTGGCCAAGGAAGCTTTGTTGAGGGAACTTGGGGAAAAGAGCAAGTACCCGGATATTGCAAAACTGGAAGAGGAACTTTTGTCGGAAATTAACAAACTGGGGATAGGACCGCAAGGTCTTGGAGGGAAAACAACAGCTCTGGGAGTGCATATCGAAATATATGCGGCCCATATAGCCAGTCTTCCCGTAGCGGTAAACCTCAACTGCCATGCTGCACGCCACAAGGAAGTAACTCTGTAAGGCAGTATTTTAGATCCCCGGATACGTTTTTTATAAAAAAGGGGAGGTGAAATGTTTGACCCAGATCAGGCTTACAACACCGTTAAATGATGATGTTGTGGAAAAATTAAGAATCGGTCAGCGCGTTCTGATCAGTGGCAAGATTTATACCGGGCGTGATGCTGCTCATAAAAGGCTGGTTGATTTAATCGACCAGGGAAAGGAACTGCCGTTTGATCCAAAGGGCCAGATTATTTACTATGTTGGGCCGACACCGGCAAAGCCGGGAAAAGTAATCGGCTCATGCGGGCCGACCACCAGCTACAGAATGGATCCATATGCCCCAAAGCTTTACGCCCTTGGCCTGAAGGCCACCATAGGCAAGGGGCGCAGATCGCCGGAAGTTATTAAAGCCATGAAACAATACAAAGGCGTGTATCTGGCGGCAATCGGCGGGGCAGCGGCGCTAATTGCCAGATGCATTAAAGACGCAAAGGTAATAGCCTATCCCGAACTCGGGCCGGAAGCTATTCACGAACTGGTTGTTGAAGATTTGCCGGTTATTGTCGTAAACGACACCCTGGGCGGAGACCTCTACGACGAGGGGATTAAGATTTACGGAGTGAAGTAATCCGTCTGAAGGAACGTAAAGCAAAAGAAAGTGTATTGGTAAAAATTTTCTGCGCAGCCCAACAGCCTAAAACATTTCTAAAACTCCCAGGAGAAGTTCAATGTCTAAAAAGACAAACCTGCCATTGCTGAAGGTTAAGAAGAGCGACCCTGGTTTTTTATACATGTGCCCGACCAGTAAATAACAACAGGTTGGGCTAGGCTCTTTTAACCAAAAAATGCTGAAAAGGGGAGGGTAAGGCATTTAATAAATGCCGAAGTGCAGTTATATTCAACGCGCGGGAGATGGCGGAAGGGAGGGGAGGTTAAAAGGTAAGATCTTTTAAGTCGCAGAAACGAAAGAGATGAAAAGCAATTTGAAGCAATTTTTAGTAATTATCGGTTATTAAAAAATTGACTGCCAGTCAAAGCGTTTACAGTTTATATAATGTCCAGAGGGGAGAGATTTAGCCTGTGAAAATGTTTGAATATATGGGCAAGGAACTTTTTGCCAAGTACGGTCTGCCTGTACCTAAAGGCAGAATGGCTCCTAACCCGGATGAAGCAGCTAAGATTGCGGCCGAAATTGGCGGCCCTTGTGTTGTAAAATCCCAGGTGTTAATCGGCAAGAGAGGTAAAGCCGGCGGCATTAAGTTCCCGAACAGCCCTGAAGAGGCAAAGAAAGCGGCTGAAGAAGTATTTGCCATGACCATTCAGGGCCTGCCTGTAGAAGCGGTCCTGGTGGAAGAAAAACTGAAGATAGATAAAGAACTTTACATGTCGATTACCGTTGACGGGGCCGCTAAAATGCCCGTGCTTATCGCGTCTGCTTACGGCGGCATGGATATTGAAGAGCAGCCGGAGGAATACATCATCAAGAAACACATCGATCCCGAGATGGGAATGCAGGCTTTCATCGCCCGCGATGTTGTAAGGCAAATGGGCATTTCCTTGAACAGTGCACATGGCAAGCAATTAGTAAGTATTATCCAAACCCTTTATAAGATATTTAAAGAACAGGATGCCGAACTGGTAGAAATCAACCCGTTGGTTTTCAGCGATGACAAGGTAATAGCGGCCGACGCCAAAGTTACTATAGACGACGATGCCCTTTTCCGTCACAAGGATCTGCCGTACGTCGAGGATCGTACTGCAACCGAAAAGGCAGCTAAGGACCTGGGGCTTTCATATGTAGAGCTCGACGGCGATATTGCGGTAATGGCAAACGGTGCCGGCATTACCATGACCACTCTGGACACCCTGCAGTATTACGGCGGTAGACCGGCCAACTTCCTTGACTGCGGCGGCGGCACCGGCCGTGAAGTAACAGCCAAGGCTTTAGAACTTCTCCTTACCAAGAACCCGAAAGTCATTTTTGTAAATATCTTCGGAGGCATCACCCGTTGTGACGACGTTGCCAATGCTATTGCAGACGTCAAGAAAGACAAGGGTATTCCTATGCCAATAGTGGTCCGCCTTGTGGGAACAAACCAGGATATAGGGCGCGAAATTTTGAAGGGGGTAGGAATCGAGGCTTTTGACTTCATGAACGAAGCCGCCCAAAAGGCAATTGAGCTGACCAAGGCATAGGAGCATTGACTTTTTTCAGTTGCGGTTAACTTTAGAGATTTAGGATATAAGGAGGAGTAATTAAATTGGCTATCATAATTGATGAAAATACCCAAGTATTGGTTCAGGGCATAACGGGCAACCAGGGTGTCTTTCATACCAGGCAGATGCTGGCCTACGGCACCAAAATTGTTGCCGGTGTAACCCCCGGAAAAGGCGGGGCCACAGTAGAAGGAATTCCGGTATATAACAGCGTCCGCGAGGCCTGTGAAAACCACAGGATAGATGCATCCGTCCTGTTCATCCCGGCGCCGTTTACCAAGGATGCTGCTTTTGAGTCCCTGGAAGCCGGGGTACCCGTTGTTGTTATTGTTACCGAAGGCGTGCCGGTGCATGACGAAATCCAGATTGTAGCCTTTGCCAAGCGCAAAGGGGCCATCGTGCTCGGCCCGAATACCTTCGGCATCTGTTCTTCCGGCAAATGCAAGATCGGCATTCCACCAAACCAGTATTTTGTTGAAGGTCCGGTAGGGGTAGTTTCCCGCTCCGGAACCTTACTACGAAACAGTAGGTAACCTTACGGCTAACGGCCTCGGCCAGTCGACTGTAGTCGGCATGGGAGGCGACAGGGTGGTCGGCCTGACCTTTATAGATGTGTTAAAGATGTTTGAAAAAGATCCGCAAACCAAGGCGGTCGTACTGCTTGGCGAAATAGGCGGCAATGCGGAAGAAACGGCTTCAGAGTACATTAAGGAAATGAGCAAGCCGGTGGTAGCATTTATAGCCGGCAAGAGCGCGCCTCCAGGCAAACGGATGGGACACGCCGGCGCCATTATCGAGCGCGGCAAGGGCACCTACCAGGGCAAGGTGGAAGCCTTAACCGCCGCAGGTGCCAAGGTGGCCACGCTGCCCTCCGAAATTCCGGCACTTATTAAAGAAGCACTAGGAATGAAATAATAAAATAAAAAATGGGAAGGAGGAGATCTCTTGTTTAAACAGGATCAACTGGACAAAATTGCTGCCAAGAAAGAAAGCTGGTCTGCAAAGCTGGCAGCAGCGGTCAAAAAGCGTCCGGAAAGAGAAGCTCAATTCATGACCGACTCTGGAATTGAAGTCAACACCGTTTACACTCCTCTTGATATTGCAGACATGGATTATGAGCGTGACCTGGGCCTGCCTGGGGAATACCCGTATACCCGGG
The window above is part of the Pelotomaculum thermopropionicum SI genome. Proteins encoded here:
- the MmcA gene encoding transcriptional regulator (containing PAS, AAA-type ATPase, and DNA-binding domains, RocR), which codes for MQKVRVAIVGAGRGGFSVYRMLKKMEGVEIIGLADINMMAPGILDAQKDGVFVTENFCELVKFNNLDVIIETTGVPEVQEKLRQIRGNSTALMEAQAANLMMAILKEKEELLEFKRIQGELSAILNSMQEAIEVADINGVIKYVNPAFSRITGIPEKERIGQNIFEASPDGALATVLKTGKVVFGQRTKVGGSNADVVSNSAPIVVDGKMEGAVCVFQHFTDIMNLMEELKKSTTIIENLTDKLGQVTTSKYSFDDIIGDSPELRKCITLAEKSAQSNSTVLILGESGTGKELLAHAIHAASMRRENPFIKVNCAAIPDTLLESEFFGYAKGAFTGAVKSKIGKFELAHGGTIFLDEIGDMNLLLQAKLLRVLQEMEFERVGGNQTIKVDVRVIAATNRNLRELIRQGRFREDLYYRLNVVEITMPPLRARKEDLPALVSHLITSLNRKLGKNVKGISKDAEEVLFSYDWPGNVRELENVIERVMVTADEEILTKKNFIQHVNQFRMSSERDVDLMPIEQMEEMLIRKAISKFGNTVEGKRRAAQALNISLATLYNKLKKIKVANYKS
- the MmcB gene encoding fumarase, N-terminal domain (fumarate hydratase (COG1951), TtdA, Tartrate dehydratase alpha subunit/Fumarate hydratase class I, N-terminal domain), whose amino-acid sequence is MRTINTSVITENVARLCQEANFNLGHDVMEAFKKAQEEEISLTGKGILQDLIVNAEIACEEQAPMCQDTGYAVIFLELGQDVRIEGGDLYEAINEGVRKGYTEGYLRKSIVGHPLERKNTGDNTPAVIHTKIVPGDKLRIIVAPKGGGSENMSAIKMLRPADGVEGVKKFVIDTVKAAGPNPCPPIVVGVGIGGTFEKAAMLAKEALLRELGEKSKYPDIAKLEEELLSEINKLGIGPQGLGGKTTALGVHIEIYAAHIASLPVAVNLNCHAARHKEVTL
- the MmcC gene encoding fumarase, C-terminal domain (tartrate dehydratase beta subunit/Fumarate hydratase class I, C-terminal domain); amino-acid sequence: MTQIRLTTPLNDDVVEKLRIGQRVLISGKIYTGRDAAHKRLVDLIDQGKELPFDPKGQIIYYVGPTPAKPGKVIGSCGPTTSYRMDPYAPKLYALGLKATIGKGRRSPEVIKAMKQYKGVYLAAIGGAAALIARCIKDAKVIAYPELGPEAIHELVVEDLPVIVVNDTLGGDLYDEGIKIYGVK
- the MmcD1 gene encoding succinyl-CoA synthetase, beta subunit — translated: MKMFEYMGKELFAKYGLPVPKGRMAPNPDEAAKIAAEIGGPCVVKSQVLIGKRGKAGGIKFPNSPEEAKKAAEEVFAMTIQGLPVEAVLVEEKLKIDKELYMSITVDGAAKMPVLIASAYGGMDIEEQPEEYIIKKHIDPEMGMQAFIARDVVRQMGISLNSAHGKQLVSIIQTLYKIFKEQDAELVEINPLVFSDDKVIAADAKVTIDDDALFRHKDLPYVEDRTATEKAAKDLGLSYVELDGDIAVMANGAGITMTTLDTLQYYGGRPANFLDCGGGTGREVTAKALELLLTKNPKVIFVNIFGGITRCDDVANAIADVKKDKGIPMPIVVRLVGTNQDIGREILKGVGIEAFDFMNEAAQKAIELTKA
- the MmcD2 gene encoding succinyl-CoA synthetase, alpha subunit translates to MAIIIDENTQVLVQGITGNQGVFHTRQMLAYGTKIVAGVTPGKGGATVEGIPVYNSVREACENHRIDASVLFIPAPFTKDAAFESLEAGVPVVVIVTEGVPVHDEIQIVAFAKRKGAIVLGPNTFGICSSGKCKIGIPPNQYFVEGPVGVVSRSGTLLRNSR
- the MmcD2 gene encoding succinyl-CoA synthetase, alpha subunit, producing the protein MGGDRVVGLTFIDVLKMFEKDPQTKAVVLLGEIGGNAEETASEYIKEMSKPVVAFIAGKSAPPGKRMGHAGAIIERGKGTYQGKVEALTAAGAKVATLPSEIPALIKEALGMK